In Zingiber officinale cultivar Zhangliang chromosome 9B, Zo_v1.1, whole genome shotgun sequence, the genomic window GCAGCACAACCCGACCGAAGCTACAGACAAAATCTAAGAAAAACAACAAGAAGATTAGGGATGCCGATCATCAGAGAACAGACGGAGTAACGTTATGAAGCGATCGGATCCGGGAAGGAGAAGAGGATAAGGTGAGAGAGAAAGCGATCAGAGAAGGTGTGCAGTAGCAGTACCTGATACGACGGTGTAGAGAGAGAGGTAGGCGCCGTCGCCGGTTGTAACGGCGGGTGAGTCGAGCGACAAGAAACGGGaggtttagaaaataaaaaaaaatatttatttttgatcattaaatattagttatacgtattaaaaaaaatcagtaaATCCTAATGGCCAGCCCGccagaaaataaatttatattgttaaaaaaataattaaactaattaaaaattaattaaatattattaataaaaattaattaaatattatttttaaaaattaaatattaaaaatgatGAGAACCGATATaattgacttataaaattataatattatctttaataataattctaaaaattatatatatatatatatatatatatatatatatatatatatatatccggaTTCTCACAATTTAGTATAATGATGAAGACCGGCTCGGTCCTAGTTATATTCATACATTAGTTATAATTaaagtataaaaataaaattctgaaaaaaaagtgaaataaaatatttatgaatatttttaatttcaatctaTTCATGTCTTAGGAAATGTTAGTTTTAACTTGCTCACgtactatttttttaaatttattttggtaTTTAATATTTATGATtcagaattttaaaatataatatttaaattaaagggaattaaaattttaaaaaataaacagttTTCACAGGTGGACGTATACTTAACAAAACTCTATATATAACTAACATTATATATGTTTACTGGCGTCTCTTCCGGGGCAGCTCCGTCAAGGGGCACAGTTCGGATCCTAAAAAGATTTgataaaaaaactaaaatcatAGATCCATAGCTCACATTATAAATGAaacaaaaaagttttaaaaattggaagacAAGTTAGAAACTACCATAGATAGCCTCAAGCTCGGCACTTACTCAAACACCATGGGTTAGGCTTGTGATATTAACTACAAGGGGCAAGGGTGGCTGCCCctcttaaatattttaatataacatTATTATAAGGATAGTTTTAAAAAGCTTACACATAAATTATACTTAATAAAATATCCTCTAAATTCGTCTATATTAATCTGCAATCAAATGttcgaattagaaaaaaaaaaattcgtcATAAATGTTCTTTATCGATAGTCtttgttaattaaaaaaatattatttaaattttattattatacttTAATTTTTGTTATGGAATGATTCTTGTCTATATAAGTATTTGTCCCCGGGACATGATATCACGGTAGGATATTTAAGTTGTCACTCAGGTACTCGCGGTTCGATCCCCAGCTAAgacgtatttgtaggaattttcctccaaatggggagcGCAATCAAATGATGCTGGGTGTCTGGTTGACTGCCGCGCGCGCTTCCTATTTACCTTAGTGGCCGATGAGAAACTTCCGTGAGGCCGGGGCCGATCACCCCAGAAATAGTCTATGAGGCTAACTgagattatcaatttttttatataagtaTTTTATCATATCTAGCTCTTTAACTCTTTGATAAAACTTTTGGATCCGGCCCTACCATGGGCATCCACTATATTATTTGTATATCATCATTATATAGTGTAGCGGAAATGTATCAAGTTGTCACACTTATAATTTTATCCCCAGTTACAATATATTTGTAGagattttttctctaaatgggaTATGCAACCATGGGATGTTGGGCTTCTAGGTCGCTCACTacaagcgcttcccgatttactctTAGTTGTCCGTGGAACACTTCCGTGGGGTTGGGCTGATCGTGCCCAGATTTGATGTTACCTGGTTTATCATTTGTCGCTCCTGGGGTTACGGTGCAACAAAAGGGTGGTAAGTTGTTACCTGAGTATCCACAGTTCGATCTCTCGTTACGATGCATTTATAGGTATTTTTTTCAAATGGGGCACGTAATCACAGAATGCTTGGCTTAGCTTCTGGGCTGCTTGCCTTGAGTGCTTCACGATTTACCTTAATAGTCGGTAGGAAATTTTCGTGGGACCAGGCTGGTCACCCTATATTCGGTGTTACCTAATTCAATATTTTGAAGGACGCTGAGTTGTCACCCATGCACCCGCGATTCAATCCCCAAATATGGCACATTTGTAAGAATTTGTTCTCCAAATGTAGAATGCAATAATAGAATACTAGATTTCTGGGCCCACGAGTGTTTCTCGATTTATCTTCGTAGTCGATGAAAAACTTTTATGTGGCACGATCGGTCGTCCCAAATTCGGTATTTCCTGATTTAACAAAATATATGCACATCATGTGTGCCCCTACCAGAGCTgtccgatctagggcacggaACTTGGAGCGCACATCCGACCGTTGAATTCGAatcgtcaaacgtcacatcaGTAGCTGTCACCTCGAACGTGTGACGGCTGCGCCGGCGACACATGGCGCCCTTGCATAGGGCAACATTTAATGGGTGTGAGCGCGTGCTCAACCTTAATGGGGGTGATCTACGCATATTCCGAGGAGATTTGGGCGACGTCAACATTGACCGCCTAGCTCGCACCCCTCCAGAAGCGATAAGGTTCAAAGCGCCAATCGGCAGAGAAAGGTTAGTCCTACACGGGCCGATCGAAATCCAACCAACCCATTGATGGATCGGCCAATCGGTCACcagactacttgtccagtcagtcggacttgcagcttccttcgactagatttgaggggGAGGCACGTAATCCGGTGGTAAAGTAGAGCCCGTCCGATAGGTTGTCAAAGTGGTCAATGTTAGGCGGATGTCCGATCGGACGAACTACCTCCATGGTCAGCAGGGTTATCAAAGTGGTCAACGTTAGGCGGCCGTCCGATCGGGCGAACTACCTCCATAGTCAGCAGGAAGAGTAGCCGGTCCGACACTTCGACAACTCGGTCagacaccgagcttccgacgctcatgaagCTCAATCAGGGAGACACGAAGGCCGAGCGACCATCCCGCTTGGCCAAACAATGGATGCAGCCTTGACTCGACAACAGGACTCCTTCACCCGACGGGGTGTAGCCAGTAACAGCTCATCGCCCGAACGGACGCTCGGCCTGGCCGTTGCATCGCCCGGATGGCCGAGCGACTCTCCCGCTCGACCTAATAATAGACAAAGGGAGCAGTTGGTAATATTTTCTTGGGAATCAGTGTCATTGACAGGCGGCGTGGTCGacgacatggtcagacagagaatcgtacggtggaaacttccactatCACGTTAGAGATATGGCCGGActgttaaggtatgacgtcagacatgcttttctgacacatcctttccaggtatgctttgagaagcgtgtacgtcttgggaagcgtgcatgcgtctctcgggagccctatataaggacccccagatttcgacggaggtatgctttgATTACTGTAGGTACAGTTACGCTGCTCCTTTTTTCTCTAGTTCATTCTTCATTCTCCTACTgcagtgattgacttgagcgtcggaggaccatcgCCGGGAATCCCTcactggctcggcactaacgacttgtggttgcaggctcagcTCGTAGGAGGTTCATGTCATCTTCGATCGATACCTAGTCAATATGAGTGTAGTCTCCTAGCTCACGAACAAGATCAGATATATAGTATAGTTGTATCAGATAGTATAGTTGTatgtcttttctttttatttgctaaataactttgattttttttcttaaaggttttatttgaatcaTTTCTTGTGATAGATAGTTGTTAGctgaaatattaattttttattgaaaaaaaaagacTTTTTGGGTTATCCTTTTCTAACCTCTTTAGGAAATGAACAATGTAACCGCCAACAGGGATCATATTCATATCCCTCATCTAACGTTAGTTGGTCAGTCCCGATCGATCTTTAATCTTTAATCtttaatctttttatttttatttttatttttatttaaaaactttaaacaaATAGCGAAGATTTAGTTGAGGATCACATCAAACTGCACACATCAAATCGTAGCCTACCAAATAATCATGATTATTTttgacaaaattaaaataatatcctTTTAATTGAATTGTCAAAATAAATCTTACTCTATTGTTCTTACCTGAATTATCTCTTTTTACTCGACCAATCTAAAGGCAAAGAAATTGAACCGACAATTAGATAAGCATTAGGAtcaacatcatatcataacaattaTAAGTCCTAGCTAGTTACTATAACACACAGTATAAGTGAGATCATAACtaatttaaagttatttttggtaaaaataaaaaaaaagaagtgaAGCTTCGATGTCTTATCAGTGTTCCCtaacaattaattttttaattgaacaCGATAACTAACCCAATAATTTCAATGTCCTGTTGTTTATGACATGATTTTGGAATCTCACCTTCTCAAGAACTCCATCCTCGCGAGAGCGACCTCAAACCTAAAAGTATTGAAAATCTTAATggctaattttttttaacaatcaaGCTCTTACTGTTTTTTTTAATTAGGTAGTCAGTtcttacaatttaattaattttgaaaatggaCAGTTTGGTTAACTTTTTTCTTCCCTCTATTCTTTTATTCCTCTTGTCACGACCTTATCTCcatatcattttattttatttattcctcttcatttaaataaataaaataaaatgatagtTTTTATTTATGTCACGCTTCGAGTTTGATAATTATTAAAGGACAAAACACATATTTAAAATTCACACATTTCATTTTCACCATTATAATTGTTTAAATGATTCTAAGAGCATCTACAGCTCGCACTTTGACGGGAATGCAACAAACGTTCGTTAATTTTGAGGGTTCACGGAGCTGCTTTTtcgttattttttattaaatataaatatatatatatattttttaaaaaataaaaataataaaaatatttagaaagttAGGGAATATTAATCGTGATACAtgtaattatttatattttttaattatttatgttATTTCATATTAACAAtttgtaaatttaaattttataaaacttaattatGTATAATTAAAATATGAAGAAGATACGAGGAATATATATAGTGATAAATGTGGGAATGAAATAGGTTCTTTACTTTTTAACATGATATAGATAGATAATGAAGGAGCTcataaatcttttattttttttttaatgattttctaGTGGTACGTACTTTGCCACTTTGATACTAGCAAAGTCAGGTAGCCAAGCCACTttaatgatattttaatattcaaaatgGAATAGtaaatgtatgataaattaaaaaataaatttaataaaaaaaggaTATATTTCTTTATTCtttgcccttttttttttttatctcctgaattaaattatttgattTCCTACGGTTACAGCGAGACCGCCACCGGTGAAGTCTCCAAGACAAGCCGTGGGGTCCTTATCAGTTGACCAATGAGTGAGTGAGTAAACAAGGGGAATGCATGTAGCGGTGCCCAGGCTTTATATTTCCAACTCTATGACTTCGCCCGTCGGGTGCGGCGTATTCCTTTGACTGAGGACGCGTTTCCGCTTGCcatgtctttgtttctttgacaAGCGGCGTGCGTCACTCCGACCGGTAGGTGCGCGGCCATGGAGACGGGAGGTCCACCGCTGGCGCCTTCGGCCTTCGGCCACCGCTTCGGGCAGATCCCTATGCCGAACCCtcgcagcggcggcggcggcggaggagctCACCGTCGGGCCATCTCCGAGACTTTCCTCAGCCTCCCCGACGACCTACTCTTCGACACCGACCCAGATTTCGGGGTTTCTGACTTGGACTTCCCCTCCCTCTCGGACGACAACGTGTCAGGAGGCTGCGAGGCGGGCAGCTCCGGAGCGCTCCTAGCGGAGCATGGAGCGGTGGATCACCCGGCGGCACCGTCGACGAGGCCGGTCCCGGGGGCTCACCTGAGGAGCTTGTCGGTGGATACCGCGCTCTTCGAGGGGCTGGGGTTCCAGGCCGGTGGCAGCTACGAAGGgggacaagaaaggaaagggcACCATCGGCGGAGCGGCTCCATGGATGGGTCGATCTCGTCATTCGAGGAAGACTCGGCGTCGCTTCTATCAGATTATGCGAAGAAGGCCATGCCGGCTGATAAGCTCGCGGAGCTGGCCCTCCTCGACCCCAGAAGGGCAAAAAGGCACCATCTTTGTCTCCTCTTTCCATCTGCCCCTTTTATTCCTTACAATAATTCAACTCCTTCTTTAGCAATAACGTGCAATTTGATCTTTAGGTTCGATCGTTTGCTACTTTCTGTTTCGACTTCAAATATGATTTGTTTTGACTATTCTCATTCGATTATCCTTCTTTTCCACCTCTTTTTTCAGCTATGTTTGGTCCTTCACCTTTCGGCTGTTCTCAAATGTGAATTTTGCCtcctttttaatgtatttttttgtTCATTGGTTAGCTTTATCTGTTCAACTGAGTATACTAATTTTGTTCACTTTATTCTAATCTCTTTTAGCCTTTTTCTTTGATCTCGCCGTGTAACAGTTTTTTTTCTTTGTCTAATTCTTGCTACAGGATCCTTGCGAACAGACAATCTGCTGCGCGTTCTAAGGAAAGGAAAGTCCGTTACACAGGTGAACTTGAACGGAAGGTGCAAACACTTCAGACTGAGGCAACTACACTATCTGCACAGCTCACGGTTTTTCAGGTTTGAACTAGAGCTCACCATTCGATACCACTtaaacttttcaaatcatcatgaAAATTTAAGTGTTTTTTGGTGCTAGGCAAGCATCCTATGAAAGTAAAATTGATTCGTGATGTTTTCACAAGATTAAAAAACCAAAAGTTCTTTGTTCACATTGTTCTATTTGTTGTAAGTATCTGAAATAAGAGAGATGAGCgacttgatttttttaataatgcAGAGAGATACCACTGATTTGACCACTGAGAATAGGGAGCTCAAGTTGCGGTTGCAGGCTATGGAACAACAGGCTCAACTTCGTGATGGTATGCTTTCATGCTCAGATTTATATTTtcttctacttttttttttccttgtttttggAGCTTTGAAACACATTAGCAATTTCTAGTTATGATTTTTATTAAATGGGCAGACGAGTTTAGTTTAGTTGTCAAAGGTACTACTGGCAAATAACTCTTGCCAAAAGATTCAAGTGTGCCATTGTAATCTTCTAAATTTAGGAAATACATTGATATCAAGAAATCACATGGTAGCTTCAAGTTACTAAAGGAATAACTAGACGGCATGAATTATTATTTTTGCTTCCTCTccctaacttaaaaaatattaagaaatatATTTAGGATGCCTTGTTATTTCCTCAAGTGCATTATATAATATGGCTCATCTCATAAACATAGGATTTTTTTTTGATTGATTTTATACTGCAAAGGGACGAATTTTCTTATTATCACCCTGCAAAAGAACATTGAAGGTAGTCCAAAGCTTTCTAACATGCAGTTTTCTTCTCACACAATACTTAAGAATTACTATCATCATATCCTAAGATTTGCTTTCTTCTCACACAATGCAAGATCAACTTACATGTTTTTTTTCCTATGCTCTTCAGTATAAATGATGGCCATTCAGGAAGTATGCTAACTACAATTCATGATGGTTTTCCTTTACCACAAACTTACCATCTATGGTGACAAAAAACAGATAGGAGTTTAATAACTTTACTTTTGTGTTTGTTTGATGGAGGTTTTAAGTGGCTCAACATATTTCATCCTTGAAATTCAGTTTTTTAAGAGTGGGATGTTAAAAGCCTACCCAGTTGCATTACTATAATAGTAAGCACATAGGCTATAATGGGCACTGTTGCAATTTCAGTTAGTTGACACTTTACCATCCTTTATCCTCTTCCCCACTTTCCTATTTTCACCTGGctaataatcaatctaatgaACTAGGTGAGGACATAAAAGCTGTTCCTACAACTTTCCTCCCTTTCTCTTTTCTTCACTTTGTTTTCTAACTGGAACAAAAGCATGTCATGAAAGAGGCATATAAGATGGGTGTGCTGAGACCATGTCTGCAAGGCCAGTGGAATATGTGGATATTATAAAAGCGAGGTGTGGGATACTAGACTGAGAAACCTTGGCAAGCACTCCTTCAATGTGTTGAGCGCTAGTGCATCCAGGACCCAAACACCTCAAAAGCTGTTCTAATCTAGGGCTATTTGAAGTTGACAAAGCCGACAACACACTAATGGATATGAAAGACATAGTTATTTACGGCAGGAGGCGCccaaaagcgcacaagtgttgtggGGCCTGAGGAACTAGACATAAGGTGAGGCATATGCCTTATTGAAGTAAGGTGCTTTGGGTATAAATTTCTACCATTCAAACACATAGGGAATTTCACTATAGTCCATAaaatattaaacaataatgtaaatataaaattcactaatattttaatattaaaatagtttatcttcataatcaaaatcaaacttcaaattaaagaaaaaacaaacttcaaatatctaaatcatcaaaatcttcatcatcttctcggTTTCCTCAAGACtcatttcttcctcctcttcatcGATAAGTTGATTTGTAGAAGTTCTTCTCTTAGTTCTCAAAGAACAGTACCACtcatttcttcctcctcttcaacgtggtgttgattttcaaaaatcagcaCCACTGTGGTACTTAAAATCAGCACCACAGTGGTGCGTTCTTTAAATACAGCACCGTAGTTGGCGGGAGGGGTAAAATAAGAAACAAGTGCGCCCTTTGGGAAATTTAAAAGTGCGTTGTGCCTTTTGAGAATTTTGCAACTTTAAATGCATCCTTCGATCAATTGTCGTTTCAAATAACATTACCTATAATAtattaaggaaaaaaaatgatcACCTAGCGACTCTTTGGTTCTTTGTCTAATGGCCATGGGCATTCCAAAAATCCTTTAGCCCTTTTATACATTGGTAGTTGATACGTGATTTTAATTTGTAGTTCATCACCTTCACACATCACACTTATACAAACCCATCACAACTTCTATGTCATTTTGTATTTTAGAATCCGAATAGAAGAACTTTGGGGTTTAAAAATGACTAGCTGCATACAAAGGTCGATGGAGTTGTATCGACCATCTTTTTTCAATGatgtcaaaaatatttaattacttATCTTCATTGCTATGGAATGAGGCATCAATAGCTTCCTTAGCCCTATCCATTGCCTCGTAAACGCATCCCATTGCAGGTTTTTTTCCCTAGTCAACCAAACAAAGAACTTTTACTAATGAACCGTCTATCTTTAAAACTTCAATAAGGCTAGGAAAATCATGCCTTAACCTCTCAAAAGGCGTATGTTTAAGCGCTCTTCATTCATGTACTGCTAGGGGTGCCAATTCAGATGGGTCAGGTCTGGCTTGGGTcgggttgaaaaaaaaattataaaaaaaatccaaccCAAACGTGATACGAAGAATACAACCTGAAACCCCTAAACCTAAATTCGACTAACTCGAGCCCAACCTGAATAACCcgattaaaaaaatgattttttttttactattttcccAATAATTGTTCACTTTTATctaatactccatcattattatACTAACATTGATATTGATATACATCAAAGCATCTTAATttccaaaataaaatttaatttaatttaatccaaAAAAACCTCACTAAAACCTAAATTCGGCTCAATCTGGGCCAACCTAAATTCGACCCGAAAATCTCCGATCCAAACCCGACCCGAACCTGAAACCCCCAATCCGAATTTGATTTTTTTCGGGTTGAGTCAAGTCGAGTCATCGGGTCGGGTTTAATTTTGACACCCCTAAGTACTGCACCTAGGTCATTGCCCAAGTGCAAATGACGCGCTTGGCTGCGCCTTACGCCTAGGCGACGTGCGCTTTTCACAACTATGGAAAGAATCTAGTTACTTCTTTGTAGTTGGAATCTCTAGTTCTCTAAAATGAAATGGAAGAAAGACATCAATCAAATCTCTCAATTGACTCCACAAATTGTTGTCTAAAACATTGAAGAAATTCGTTCCTCAGATTTTATTAATATACATATTAATATGTATGAGAATGAATTTCCTAATAAAAAcatcctttttcttattttttttaacacgGTATCAAAACCGGTTATATTTTTCTTAACCACCTAGCTAGCACAACCAAATGTCAACAGTTGAGTTGGTAGTGAGAATGACATGCTGATAGTCATGCTTTAATTGCAACGACTTCTTCACTTGAATGACATGCTGATCCTTGATAGTCAAGAATCATTCTCCCCTTTGTAGATCATGCTCCATTGAACCTAATAGACGCAACAATCATATGATACAAGTAACATTGGAAACTTGTCCCCTCAGGGCGGTGTGGTGGTTGAGGCATGAggagttgccacatgaggtcttaggGTCAAAACTCGGCGCATCTGAGTATGTTCTCCCACATGCCTTGGTCACTTGCACTAATGAATAGTAGtcatctgtgatttacctcctccgtgttggcctagggacgaatTGGCGTGGGTGCTGGGGACAagtgaatcgccttttgccacacaAGTAACATTGGAAACTTGTGCCATTGCCAAACCATGGGATGGTTGCATCTACCTCTCCTTGTCACATTGGTGGACCATTTCATTAGCTCACAACTATAGTTCTTGTGTATGGATTGCAGTAGGAGTAATCCTTGGGGGAGCATGAAACGGTCCTAGTGAAACCACAGCCTTGGCCTATATAGTGTCTATAAGAAGGGAACAACTCTTGGTTGGACCTACAAGTCCATCAACTCTCCCTCTTCCAATCGGTATGTTTTTGGTGGTTTGcgttggccgactagaaggggggttgaatagccctgcaaaagtaaaagaaaactacccttctTGAACTCTCAGAAtaatacttgcataaagtaaataaaagcaataaactaaaagaggaggcaaagggtttacttggttacaaccggggaggttgttaatccaaggaatgtgtcacactagtatctccttcaggcggagaagcctcttacagcaatgacgtacagaaaaatagaagctaaactctaaagaaagcgtacaagtgttggaaatgctaattgcttgagttattgagcttcttggaccaacgctatatttatagtcttggtcagggcgcctgcaagggttccaggtgcctggtaggggttaaaactttatcccttctcgcataGATCGCGTTTGACTGCGATCTGAATAATAtccaggtccgggtgcccggaatggttccggacgtccggaccaagaaagtcaacagagttgactttctcgatccgggccctctgctccggtttagttcgcctcggtccgggtcttccgctccggctctgtttgcttgggtgatctcgaccatccggaatagggctcacttaaacccaacttccgaccttctcgagcaaccttccgctccggcttctcgtccctcggaaatgccgcTTGCCTCCTTCTCgcccgcccgcgtactcttccgcaacacctcgtccctcggacgcatcaagCCCGTCGGTTctttcctgtgtcgtccttctcgctagctgcgtcttttgctcgactccctgtgctcttaagcttctgcacacttagacacaaggttaaaacaccacaggacctaacttaacttgttgatcacatcaaaacaaccttggggctccaacaatctccccctttttgatgtgagcaacccaagttaaggtagggtaaatagacataaaaataaaataactaatattgcaataaagtgcaaaaggATAGAAAAATTGTAGCCTCCCcttaaacttatacttttctttctccccctttgatcacataaaaaatgggattccaagaaaaatctaagggttaaaacttagaaaattttgaaaattatttcaatgatttttagaaaacatttctaagtaaaagaaaatctcaaagaaaatttctaaattagaaaaaaaaatctaagttagacaattttgcataaaaaaatattttgaaaaatttctaagtttttgtaatcaaaattatttttgagaattttctaagcagaaaacttaagcaagaaaatttttctaagcattttttttatttccaaaaaaaatatttgaaacactttctaaagcattatttaattttaactttaatgctttatcagaaagttaattaaacatttcatttcaatattttggctttccgatagtggcgagacactaggccttcttggttattgagcctcataaaaaaattaactgtttaattttctcgctgaaagcgctaaatctaattaataattcaagttaaacaagactttggaacctaatatagatttcagcctactggattaattaaaaatttcttaagggcatacatttttgaaatatttctaatttgtccctggtgatatctaaaataccaatttaaattgttgtattttctaaaatttgtattatggGAACATGCATGATTATTTAAAGAATCTATTtgtcttttcaaattttcattttctaactttaatttgtctaacccttctaatgggcaagatttagctagaattacttttaaatttttaatttccttttctaacttgcaacagactttagttaacaatttaacaaacttatagagtttatcgggaggaagagaccgtacctg contains:
- the LOC122022469 gene encoding transcription factor VIP1-like: METGGPPLAPSAFGHRFGQIPMPNPRSGGGGGGAHRRAISETFLSLPDDLLFDTDPDFGVSDLDFPSLSDDNVSGGCEAGSSGALLAEHGAVDHPAAPSTRPVPGAHLRSLSVDTALFEGLGFQAGGSYEGGQERKGHHRRSGSMDGSISSFEEDSASLLSDYAKKAMPADKLAELALLDPRRAKRILANRQSAARSKERKVRYTGELERKVQTLQTEATTLSAQLTVFQRDTTDLTTENRELKLRLQAMEQQAQLRDALNEALREEVQRLRIATGQVPNASGDHFNGVFQQSISNYYSHSQQLPPIHPSKTQSSCNGQTPSVHSPNDPMDFM